In the genome of Desulfuromonas sp. DDH964, one region contains:
- a CDS encoding GPMC system transcriptional regulator has protein sequence MDSISDPKIAQLAAKIASYGKENLEDILHVLVEAVNLITRQNRCRVYLEDLTSGSLACTTATGLHAEAIREHSFPINSRDYLVSKVYLTQEEAQVEDVLTFPSRFARELAERFAIRASCHLPLLHQGRAVGVVCVDSGRQGHLPGSAERRALRHFLDSTAAIVDAARKYHQQMVLARRVDEAKKKEAAFTMVKSAVRLIDKLSLASVLVPAPLATGSGEEGLRILASYSKEKEARQLYEDERLISLAPGESLLSRYVNASGVISDETLLQPLYIPNLTSERLQKRYLTEQMGMKSLYVVPRYEPRTRRVICLVNYYTRTAYRFSDFEKGLLEAHAEMAQRVIQEIGDEHMEIQVLAEINDLLQEKFEGTQPFLSRVLAKAVELIGADTGSIALVREQEGERWLVVEEPDGRLAGAKSKEWLKKNIPPIRIGGMELLPEERSLTGYVAHTKRPWLVADTGEEKRNGGFYREITESIKSELAVPVICDDEVLAVICLDSQRPWYFSDEHKRILQIIEQMISRHLSDLQRIEKLTTEVSRLRTDVGYKDPKIHSYKLGNIIGNSQKATEIVDFIQRVTPPIFNRIAMWTQRDLSEATLGLPSILITGATGSGKEFFFNNLYSRLNEMYQGQINPRGELAVQKSNIAAYSGELTYSELFGHKRGAFTGAHTDRKGILEEAHGGVVFLDEIGDADPKTQVQLLRFLDNGGFMRLGENTTRYARVLLVAATNRDLRQLIAAGTFREDLYHRLSELTVEVPSLNERREDIPDLVVHFLGKLWKVYKRPEESDDAVPGISRGAQALLAAHNYTGNIRELRSILVRALFFRKGRTISEEDVRKILDALVASPAAPEGTAEALRDQLAGELFATIRRGDEDFWSGLYIPFTESTISRDVVAAVIDLARAAGATSMPKIALLLRACDPKSSDPEQQKIFYRFKNFLYKTIRIK, from the coding sequence ATGGATTCGATCAGTGACCCCAAGATCGCCCAGCTGGCGGCCAAGATCGCCAGCTACGGCAAAGAAAACCTGGAAGATATCCTGCACGTTCTGGTCGAGGCCGTCAACCTGATTACGCGCCAGAACCGCTGCCGCGTCTACCTCGAGGACCTCACCAGCGGCAGCCTCGCCTGCACCACCGCCACCGGCCTCCACGCCGAGGCGATCCGCGAACATTCCTTTCCGATCAACAGCAGGGACTACCTGGTATCAAAGGTCTACCTGACCCAGGAGGAGGCCCAGGTCGAGGATGTCCTCACCTTCCCGAGCCGCTTCGCCCGCGAACTCGCCGAGCGTTTCGCCATCCGCGCCAGCTGTCACCTGCCGCTGCTGCACCAGGGGCGCGCGGTCGGCGTCGTCTGCGTCGATAGCGGTCGCCAGGGGCACCTCCCCGGCAGCGCAGAGCGCCGCGCCCTGCGCCACTTCCTCGACAGCACCGCGGCGATCGTCGATGCCGCCCGCAAGTACCACCAGCAGATGGTCCTCGCCCGCCGCGTCGACGAGGCGAAGAAGAAGGAGGCGGCCTTCACCATGGTCAAGTCGGCGGTGCGGCTGATCGACAAGCTCTCCCTCGCCTCGGTGCTGGTACCGGCGCCCCTCGCCACCGGGAGCGGCGAGGAGGGGCTGCGCATCCTCGCCAGCTACTCCAAGGAGAAGGAAGCGCGCCAGCTTTACGAGGACGAACGCCTGATCAGCCTCGCGCCGGGGGAATCGCTGCTGTCGCGCTATGTCAACGCCAGCGGCGTGATCAGCGACGAGACCCTGCTGCAACCCCTCTATATCCCCAACCTCACCAGCGAGCGTCTGCAGAAGCGCTACCTCACCGAGCAGATGGGGATGAAGTCCCTCTACGTCGTCCCCCGCTACGAGCCGCGCACCCGCAGGGTGATCTGCCTTGTCAATTACTATACCCGCACCGCCTACCGTTTCAGCGATTTTGAAAAGGGGCTTTTAGAGGCCCACGCCGAGATGGCGCAGCGGGTGATCCAGGAGATCGGCGACGAGCACATGGAGATCCAGGTCCTCGCCGAGATCAACGACCTGCTGCAGGAGAAGTTCGAGGGAACCCAGCCCTTCCTCTCCCGGGTTTTGGCCAAGGCAGTGGAGCTGATCGGCGCCGACACCGGCAGCATCGCCCTGGTGCGCGAGCAGGAGGGGGAGCGCTGGCTGGTGGTGGAAGAACCCGACGGCCGGCTCGCCGGTGCGAAGAGCAAGGAGTGGCTGAAGAAAAACATCCCGCCGATCCGCATCGGCGGAATGGAACTCCTCCCCGAGGAGCGCAGCCTTACCGGCTACGTCGCCCACACCAAGCGCCCCTGGCTGGTCGCCGACACCGGCGAGGAGAAGCGCAACGGCGGTTTCTACCGGGAGATCACCGAGTCGATCAAGAGCGAGCTGGCGGTGCCGGTGATCTGCGACGACGAGGTGCTCGCCGTAATCTGTCTCGACTCGCAGCGCCCCTGGTACTTCAGCGACGAGCACAAGCGCATCCTGCAGATCATCGAGCAGATGATCTCGCGCCACCTCTCCGATCTGCAGCGCATCGAGAAGCTCACCACCGAGGTGAGCCGGCTGCGCACCGACGTCGGCTACAAGGATCCCAAGATCCACTCCTACAAGCTTGGCAACATCATCGGCAACTCGCAAAAGGCGACGGAGATCGTCGACTTCATCCAGCGCGTCACCCCGCCGATCTTCAACCGCATCGCCATGTGGACCCAGCGCGACCTCTCCGAGGCGACCCTCGGCCTGCCGTCGATCCTGATCACCGGCGCCACCGGCAGCGGCAAGGAGTTCTTCTTCAACAACCTCTACTCGCGCCTCAACGAGATGTACCAGGGGCAGATCAACCCGCGCGGCGAGCTCGCGGTGCAGAAGAGCAACATCGCCGCCTACAGCGGCGAGCTGACCTACTCGGAGCTCTTCGGCCACAAGCGCGGCGCCTTCACCGGCGCCCATACCGACCGCAAGGGGATCCTCGAAGAGGCCCACGGCGGGGTGGTCTTTCTCGACGAGATCGGTGACGCCGACCCCAAGACCCAGGTGCAGCTGCTGCGCTTTCTCGACAATGGCGGTTTCATGCGTCTCGGCGAGAACACCACCCGCTACGCCCGGGTGCTGCTGGTCGCCGCCACCAACCGCGACCTGCGCCAGCTGATCGCCGCCGGCACTTTCCGGGAGGATCTCTACCACCGCCTCTCCGAGCTGACCGTCGAGGTTCCCTCCCTCAACGAGCGGCGCGAGGACATCCCCGATTTGGTGGTGCACTTTCTCGGCAAGCTCTGGAAGGTCTACAAGCGCCCCGAGGAGAGCGACGACGCCGTCCCCGGCATCAGCCGCGGCGCCCAGGCGCTCCTCGCCGCCCACAACTACACCGGCAACATCCGCGAGCTGCGCTCGATCCTGGTGCGGGCGCTCTTCTTCCGCAAGGGGCGCACCATCAGCGAGGAAGACGTGCGCAAGATCCTCGACGCGCTGGTCGCCTCGCCCGCCGCCCCGGAAGGGACCGCCGAGGCGCTGCGCGACCAGCTCGCCGGCGAGCTCTTCGCCACCATCCGCCGTGGCGACGAGGACTTCTGGAGCGGTCTCTACATCCCCTTCACCGAGAGCACCATCTCCCGCGACGTCGTCGCAGCCGTCATCGACCTCGCCCGCGCCGCCGGCGCCACCTCGATGCCGAAGATCGCTCTGCTTCTGCGCGCCTGCGATCCCAAGAGCAGTGATCCGGAACAGCAGAAGATTTTTTACCGCTTCAAGAACTTTCTCTACAAGACGATCCGCATCAAGTAA
- the hisI gene encoding phosphoribosyl-AMP cyclohydrolase translates to MDKKQLEEGSEIAIAFDKRGGLVPAVVQDARDGRVLMLAYVNAEAFATTLKKGMATFWSTSRNELWTKGETSGDFLKIVEIRTDCDQDALVYIVEPQGGGACHTRSPETGKTRETCFYRKLDLASGALVSAD, encoded by the coding sequence ATGGACAAGAAACAACTCGAAGAAGGGAGCGAGATCGCCATCGCTTTCGACAAGCGCGGCGGGCTGGTGCCGGCCGTGGTGCAGGACGCCAGGGACGGGCGGGTGCTGATGCTCGCCTATGTCAACGCCGAGGCCTTTGCGACGACGCTGAAGAAGGGAATGGCGACCTTCTGGTCGACCTCGCGCAACGAACTCTGGACCAAGGGGGAGACCTCGGGCGATTTTCTGAAGATCGTCGAGATCCGCACCGACTGCGACCAGGACGCCCTGGTCTACATCGTCGAACCCCAGGGGGGCGGCGCCTGCCACACCAGGAGTCCCGAGACCGGCAAGACCCGCGAGACCTGCTTCTACCGTAAGCTCGACCTTGCCAGCGGCGCCCTGGTGAGCGCCGACTGA
- the hisG gene encoding ATP phosphoribosyltransferase produces MAYGKKEGLLYFGIPSGSLNEQVMRLLEKSGRPLKAGRQYELTTSYDPDVVFRVLDRKEMPQKVRDGIVDCGITGKDYVFEAGMEQEVEVLGDFIFSKHTNQPSRLVLASRPELGIASAADCRGKVIATELPNLTRRRMKDLFGVEELQILHSEGKTEAKVNMGECDAFTDITETGATLKANGNIIVAELFTSNPQLLANRAALADPAKLEKMEDIRICIDAVLQAEREPVYMVFMDVPTRVLDQVEKILPSVISPTVSPVVDEAWRSVSAVIRESQLNILAPKLLRLGVDGIVPIPAPKVFTQDMVRPRKF; encoded by the coding sequence ATGGCATATGGAAAGAAAGAGGGGCTGCTCTATTTCGGCATCCCGTCGGGGAGCCTCAACGAACAGGTGATGCGGCTGCTGGAAAAATCGGGCCGGCCACTGAAGGCAGGGCGCCAGTACGAGCTGACCACCTCCTATGACCCGGATGTCGTCTTTCGCGTCCTCGACCGCAAGGAGATGCCGCAGAAGGTGCGCGACGGCATCGTCGACTGCGGCATCACCGGCAAGGACTACGTCTTTGAGGCCGGGATGGAGCAGGAGGTGGAGGTGCTCGGCGACTTCATCTTCTCCAAGCACACCAACCAGCCGTCGCGCCTGGTCCTCGCCTCGCGCCCCGAGCTCGGCATCGCCAGTGCCGCCGACTGCCGCGGCAAGGTGATCGCCACCGAGCTTCCCAACCTGACCCGGCGCCGCATGAAGGATCTGTTCGGCGTCGAGGAGCTGCAGATCCTGCACAGCGAAGGGAAGACCGAAGCCAAGGTCAACATGGGGGAGTGCGACGCCTTCACCGACATCACCGAGACCGGCGCCACCTTAAAGGCCAACGGCAACATCATCGTCGCCGAGCTCTTCACCTCCAACCCCCAGCTGCTCGCCAACCGTGCCGCCCTTGCCGACCCCGCCAAGCTGGAGAAGATGGAGGATATCCGCATCTGCATCGACGCCGTCCTGCAGGCCGAGCGCGAGCCGGTCTACATGGTCTTCATGGACGTGCCGACCCGGGTTCTCGACCAGGTCGAGAAGATCCTCCCCTCGGTGATCTCCCCCACCGTCAGCCCGGTGGTGGACGAGGCCTGGCGCTCGGTGTCGGCGGTCATTCGCGAATCCCAGCTCAACATCCTCGCGCCCAAACTGCTGCGCCTCGGCGTCGATGGCATCGTGCCGATCCCGGCGCCCAAGGTCTTCACCCAGGACATGGTGCGTCCCCGCAAATTCTGA